In the genome of Chryseobacterium sp. 52, the window TTGAATTCCATGGTAGGTTTTACGCCTGTAACCTTTACACGGAGACCTTTCTTGTCAAATGCCCTTCTGAAACCATTAATTTTGATAGGAATCACAATAGGGCGCTGATTTTTGACCAGTTTGGCTGTACCTCTTCGTCCTTGTGCAAAAGCAGATGTAGTACCCTGAGGGAAAGTAGCTACCCAGCCATTGTCCAAGGCTTTCATGATATTGTCAACTTCGGTAAGGTCTACCATTCTGTTGACGTTTTTACCTTCTGCTCTCCAGGTTCTTTTTACTGTGACAGCCCCTGCGATCTTGAAGATCTTTGGAAGAATTCCTTTATTCATGGTTTCTTCGGCTGCTACATAATAGAAATCGATCTTTGGGTTGAGCAGATAGATCGGGTTTTTAATAGTATCCAGATATCCATTGTTTACAGCACAGAATGCATGATACATTGCTGCTACATCTGCAAAGTAGGTTTGATGATTACATACAAAAAGCACATTGGAATCCGGAAGATCCACAAGGTGTTCTGTACCGGTTATCTTCAGTTTATTAAAGCCGTTGAACCTTCTGTAGGATACAATTCCTAAAATAAAAATGATTAACCTTTTTAAAAAATAAGGTGTTCCGAATGCATCGGTGAAAATATTCTTCTTCGCCATTTCTCAATTAAACACGGTAATGCAAAGTTACATTTTTTTCAGCAACTGGCTAAACTCGCTCAATATCATTGCTGTAGCCCCCCAGATAATATATCCATTGAAATTAATGACCGGAACTTCATGTCCGGCAGCACCCGGAAGTGCCATCATTTCGGGATTATCAGGAAGACTGAGGAAAGAAGTAATAGGAAATTCTATAGTTTCTACCGCTTCACTCTGCTGAAGAACGAAAAGCGGATTCTTTTTAGTATACGAAATATAGGGATAGACATAAAAATTACTCGGTGGAACATAGATCGGGGACATCTCCCTGATTACCCTGATGTAATGCTTGTCTATTCCAATTTCTTCCGAAGTCTCACGAACGGCAGTTTCAGCGAAATCTCTGTCCATTTCTTCACGCTTGCCACCTGGCAGGGAGATTTGTCCGCTGTGCCTGTCATGTTCATTGATTGTTCTTTGAATCAAAGGGAAATACCATTCATTGTCTTTTAAATAAAGGACAATATTAACGGCTGCAAATTTTGGATTTTTTGCCAAGATTTCATCATAGGTAAATACAGGTCGGGAAGGAGGTGAAAATACCCCGTGGGCATTTGTTCCGGGCAGTGTTACATTTGTTATTTTCCTCAATAAATCTTTTCCAAAACTTTCCATAGCTCAAATTTAGCAATATATCCTGAAGAAAAGAATAGCCATTAACATTAATTAACCATTGGTGGAGAATTAAAAAAAATTAATGAGTAAAAAGACTGAAGAATGTATAGATTGTAATGCTTGCGAAATTTTAATATAGAAAAATTAGAGTTATTTTGTTGTTTTATGTGGAATATACGGTGATTACGTACCGTGTTTTCACCTAACTGAAATACATGATTCGCAGAAAACGGTAAACCGTTACATCCAAAACGGTAAACCGTGATTTTTTAAATTTACACTTTAGCCGTGGTTTTTCATTTTGGTTTAGCATATACCTTTGTCATACTATTAACCAATTAATTTTTACCAAGATGAAAAACTTTATTACAGGTGTATTTACACTAATGGCCATGAGTTTCAGCTTCGCACAATCAAACATTGATGTTACTGCCCAGATCGGAAACTTAAATACTGCTACTGTTGACCAGACAGGTCTTTTAAACATTAACTCCCTGACTCAGGATGGAAACCGTAACACAGCGGATATTGATCAGGTAGGTGTGCTGAACATTAATACTGCTGAAAGTATCGGTAACAGAAACTCAATTGATGTAGACCAAACAGGTCTGGGAAATACCAACGATGTAAGCCAAATGGGAAACAGAAACTCTGCGGTAACCTGGCAGCTTGGTGCATTTAACTCTACAGAACAGACTCAGATAGGAAGAAGAAATGAAACATCTTCTGTACAGTTGGGTATAGGAAATGGTGTTGTGCAATATCAGGATGGAAGAAGAAATGATGCTTCTGCTATTCAGGTAGGTAATGGTAACGATGCTTATCAGATCCAGCTTGGAAGAAGAAATGATGCAAGTGGTCTTCAGATAGGTAACGCTAACCTTTTGGTACAATATCAGGATGGTGATGACAACAGTGCAACACACGATCAGTTAGGAAATAACAATGTTGCTGCTTCTGTACAGGTGGGTGATGATAATACGGCTATAGGAGTTCAGGTTGGAAACGGAAACCAATTATATCAATTCCAAATAGGAGATTCCAATACTGCAGTTGACGTTCAGATGGGTAATAACAACTTTACCTGGGTAGCCCAAAGCGGAGATTCTCACATTCATGTAGGAACTCAAATGGGTAACGGAAACTCAATGGTGGTGAACCAATCTAATTAATTCTATGTACTGTAAACTACAATAAAAAGGAGAAGCTGCACAGTTTTCTCCTTTTTAGATTGAACAATAAATATACCCGGAAACCGTGATTTTATATTTGTACCTGCTGGGTGTGTTTTTCCAGATACTCTATTCATGTACCTTTATTAAAAATTAATACCATGTTGAAACTGGGATGGGGTGCCTTTACACTTTTCGCAGTACTGAGCGTGAAAGCGCAACAGATAGACTGGGACAAGATCAACAGCAGTACTGTTCTTAATCTTATTACAAGACAGCAGACAGAACAGGGGTTTTATGGCTCCAATATAATTCAGATGGGAGATCATAATAATGCAGAGCTTTCCCTTAATGCTAAGACCAATATTGCCATACAACAGCTTGGGGATTATAATACGCTTTATTTTATCAATTCATTTACGGATAAAGAAACCAAAACTGCCGTTACTGCACAGGGAAATAACAATATCATTGATATCACCGGAAGCAACAGTATCTCAGACGGAATGCAGATCAATGTAAAAGGTGACAACAAAACCATTTTCATGAGAAATTATTAAAACACACGTGATGAAACTTTTATATTCCTTGAGTCTGTGCACTTTATTTATCTTCCTGTCTTCAATGGTTGATGGGCAGGAAGATAAAAAAGTGAACGCCAGGATAGAAAGCAGCATCCTTGAAAATCAGATCAAACTGAAAGCGGTGATCACCAATAATACTCCCGTTTATAAAGAACTGAATTATCTCTTGATTTCCATAAAAAAAGGAAGTGCCGGAAACCTTTCCAATAACCGGCAGAGCGGTAAATTTTCCATCAATCCTAATGAAGTAAAAATTTTGTCTGAGATCAATGTCAATCTTGAACAGAAAGATGCTCTGAAAGCTTTCCTTTATGTACGGGATGAGGAAACCCAAAAACTCATCGCCAAAGACAGTCTTGAACTTAACAGTGATCTGTTTAAAAAGAAAACAGCCAAGGTAGAAGAGGATGCTGTTTTTGAATTGAAAGGACTGACGATTGATGAGACTAAAACAAAGGTCGGAAAAGACTTCTATGATCTTTTTTATCTTCAGTACAGTCAGCTTTCCGATAAAAGCAGCGGAGCAATTACCGTTTCTGAACTTCCTCTTCGCGGAACCAGTGGCCAGATCAGCATCCAGATCGATGACAAAGTTATTTACAGTTTTATGACCAATCCCAATGAAGATTATTTGAAAGAACAGCTGGCAGCCAGCCTAAAATATATCAAAGAATTTAATATAAAGAAAAACCTCATTAAAAATGAATTTATCTACTAAAAACGTCCGCCATGAAAACTTTTATCATTATTTTGACCTTTATTGCGGGTATTTTCTCAGGAAAATCTCAGCAACTCGTTTATAAGCCCATCAATCCGGCATTCGGAGGTGATACTTTTAATTACCAGTGGCTTTTAAGTTCAGCAAATGCTCAGAATCAGTTTGACGAAAAAGATGATTACAGCAACTTGCTCGATAGCGTTAATTCTCTAGATAGCTTCAGTCAGAGCCTCAACAGGCAGATACTGAGTGAACTGTCCAGGAAATTGTTTGAAGATCAGTTCGGGGAGGGCAGTTTAAAGCCCGGAAATTATCTTTTCGGATCGCTTTATCTGCAGATCACTACTACAGCCCAGGGACTTTTGATCAATATTTTGGATACCAGTTCAGGCGATCAGTCCGAGATCGTGATTCCAAAATAAAAAATAACTAAAAACCAGACTTACCATGAGAACTTACACTTACACCAGAATTTTTTTCTGTACGTTCCTGCTATGTTTAATGCAGGCCTGCAGTTCAATGCTGGGTCTTCCTTCCGATCCTGAAAGATCCACCATGGGAGAACTCACCCCCTCTACTGCGGAATTGAAGAGCCTTCCTCTTCCCAATGAAAAAATCGTCATAGGCGTCTACAAATTCAGAGACCAGACCGGCCAGTATAAACCGTCAGAAAACGGAAATAACTGGAGTACGGCTGTTCCGCAGGGAACCACAACCATTTTAATCAAAGCGCTTGAAGACAGCCGGTGGTTTATCCCTATCGAAAGAGAAAATATTGCCAATCTTTTAAACGAAAGACAGATCATCCGGTCCACAAGACAGGAATACATGAAAGATGCCGATAAAACCAGCCAATCCCTTCCACCTCTTCTGTATGCAGGAATCCTTCTGGAAGGAGGCGTGATCTCTTATGACAGCAATGTCATGACCGGAGGGCTCGGAGCCAGATACTTCGGGATCGGGGCTTCTACACAGTACCGTCAGGATAGGATTACCATTTATCTGCGGGCTGTTTCTACCCTTAACGGCGAAATTCTTAAAACCGTGTACATCTCCAAAACGATCCTTTCCACCAGCGTAAACGGAAGCTTTTTCAGATATATTGATACAGAAAGATTGCTGGAAGCAGAGGTGGGACTTACTCAGAATGAGCCTGTGCAGCTTGCTGTAACTGAAGCAATAGAGAAAGCAGTAAGATCTTTAATTATCGAAGGGATCAGGGATAAAATATGGGGAAAATCCTCAGAAAATTTAACAGGATATCAGGCTCTGATCAGTGATTATAATAAAGAGCAGGAAGATAATGTAGGCAGAACAGTAGGCAATAAGTTTCCTGAGAACTACAGACAGAAAATTTCCTTTTTTGCGAATATAGAAGCTCAAAAGATTAAAGATGATTATGTAAATCCTAAAATGAATGCCGGAGGAAAGCTGGGAATCAAATATTTTATAAATCCCAATTTCAATATTGAAGCCAGCGGCAGTTATTTCACTTTAGAGAATAAAAATATTATTAAAAGAAACTACATTGTTCCCGAGCTCAATCTCGAATTTCTTTTGTTCCCGAAATACAGATTCAGTCCATACGTATACGGTGGAATGGGAGCAATGTTCTCAAAATATAAGCCTCAGTATAAAGGGCAGGTCGGTGGCGGGCTGGAATACATGATTGGAAATAACACTGCAATCCGGGCTTCATCACAATACGATATAGGTTTTAGAGACAACTGGGAAGGGTTGGTGAACGGAAAAAGAAAAGACCAGGCACTCCGCTTTGCCATTGGAATCAATTTTTACCTTGGAAACAAATAAAAACATGAACTATGAAAACTTTAATCAAAATACTCAGCATATTCATCCTTACTTTTTGTCTGTTTTCATGTGATGAAGAACTTGTAGAACAGGCTCAGACAGGAATATTGAAAGGAAAGGTGGTGAAAAGAGGGACTAATGTGCCTATTTCTAATGTGAAGATTTTTACAGCACCTACGACACAGACGGTTTTCAGCGCTACAGACGGTACATTTGAAATTGCCGCCATGCCCATAGGAAATTATTCCGTGAAGGCCGAACTCTCAGGGTATATCACCAATTTTCAGGGTGTTAATATGCAAAATGAAAACCAGGTGGTCACCGTGGTTTTTGAAATGGACGATGATGAATCACTTAATTCCCCTCCTTCTGCACCGCAGCTGCTAAGTCCGGTAGACAATGCGGTGAACCAGCCATTAAACGTGGAGCTGACATGGACAGCAACTGATCCCGATACGGCTGATGTTTTAAAATATAGTTTAACAATTAAGAATAACCTCGATACTCAAGTTATTCAGGTTAATGATTTGACGGCGAAACATTATTCGCTTTCAAATCTGAAGTTTGGTGTTAGTTACTTCTGGCAGGTGTCTGTTTCGGACGGCATTCACCCGCCAGTTTTAAGTTTAATCAGTAAGTTTACAACCAATACGGTTCCGGCAAACCGTTACCATTATGTACAGAAACAGAACGGTAATTTTGTGATCATGTCGAGCGATGCACAGGGAAACAGTTTTCAGTTTACCAATGCATCCTACAACAGCTGGAGACCCCGAAAAAATAATAATGCCGGGCTCATCGCATTTCTGCGGACCGAAGGCGGAAGTACCCATATTTATACCGCAAATCCTGATGGATCTAATCCCTTTAAGGTAACCACGGTACCTGCAGCAGGTTTTAATAATTATGAAATGGATTTTGCATGGAGCACAAACGGTCAGGAAATTCTCTATTCGAATTTCAATAAACTATACAGGATCAATAAAGACGGCAGCGGACTGACTCTGGTGTATACAACTCCGGATGGAAGCATGATCTCTGAATGCGACTGGAGCTATGATGGAAGCAGGATTGCTTTAAAAACAAATGATTACAGCGGATATACTACAAAGATCTATATTATTGATATGACAGGAAGTATTTTGAAAACCATTCTGTCAGGCTCTCCGGGAGCTTCAGGCGGGCTTAATTTCTCTGTAGACGGACAAATGCTTGTCTTTACCAGAGATGTTTCAGGATATCAGGATGGAAGCGGTAATTATCGCCAGCTTGATTCCCATATTTTTATCTATAATATAACAAACGATACGGTATATGATATTTCTACGGAAAGCGAAAAACCACTGGGAACAAACGATCTTGATCCGAGATTTTCACCCAATAATGCACAGGTAATCTTTATGAATACCTCCAATGATAATATATCGCAGAAAAATGTAATGGTCATTGATCTCAACAGTACCATGACCGATCTTTCGAGAGCTTCTCTTTTCAGTAACGGAGAGATGCCGGATTATGAGTAGGGAAGAATAATAAATCAATGGTGAATGGTCAATTATCAATTTAGATAATTGACCATTGACTTATATGGGTGTTTCGAGTTACGGGGTAAAGGGGTGTATGAATTTTTCAGGGTTAGAAGATACTGGATGCGTATTGATTATGCTGACTTATTGTGAAAACATTTTGAGATCAAGCCTTTATCATCTGAAAACTGATCATTTACTTGCGAGCAAAATTCACTATTGACTTCGATTAACCTCAAAAAATCCAAACCGGAAGGTTTGGATTTTTTGAGGTTAATCGAAATTGGTTTTCATCAGTCAATAATGTGGTTTTCTAAGGCGTATTTTACAATTCCTACGGAATTTTTTGCGTTTAATTTTAAAAGAATTCTTTTGCGGTGGGTTTCTACGGTATTGATACTTATAAAAAGTTTTTCAGAAATATCTTTGCTGCTGAAACCGTCGCATATCAGTTTAAGGATCTCCATTTCTCTGCGCGTAAGCGGCTCTTTGATGTGAGGGTTAGGTTTTCCTTCCTCACTGCTGATAAAGTTGATCATTCTTTCCTTTGCATTGTCGCAGATGTAGATCTCGTTCAAAAGCAGAGCATTGATAGACTTTAGGAATTCATCGTATCTGCTGTTTTTGTCAAGATAGCTTTTTATGCCTT includes:
- a CDS encoding curli production assembly/transport component CsgF; this encodes MKTFIIILTFIAGIFSGKSQQLVYKPINPAFGGDTFNYQWLLSSANAQNQFDEKDDYSNLLDSVNSLDSFSQSLNRQILSELSRKLFEDQFGEGSLKPGNYLFGSLYLQITTTAQGLLINILDTSSGDQSEIVIPK
- a CDS encoding lysophospholipid acyltransferase family protein: MAKKNIFTDAFGTPYFLKRLIIFILGIVSYRRFNGFNKLKITGTEHLVDLPDSNVLFVCNHQTYFADVAAMYHAFCAVNNGYLDTIKNPIYLLNPKIDFYYVAAEETMNKGILPKIFKIAGAVTVKRTWRAEGKNVNRMVDLTEVDNIMKALDNGWVATFPQGTTSAFAQGRRGTAKLVKNQRPIVIPIKINGFRRAFDKKGLRVKVTGVKPTMEFKAPLDIDYDNEKAPEILLKIMTAIEQTEDFNVLHNYDEELKAKKLEQKDSNN
- a CDS encoding NUDIX hydrolase, whose protein sequence is MESFGKDLLRKITNVTLPGTNAHGVFSPPSRPVFTYDEILAKNPKFAAVNIVLYLKDNEWYFPLIQRTINEHDRHSGQISLPGGKREEMDRDFAETAVRETSEEIGIDKHYIRVIREMSPIYVPPSNFYVYPYISYTKKNPLFVLQQSEAVETIEFPITSFLSLPDNPEMMALPGAAGHEVPVINFNGYIIWGATAMILSEFSQLLKKM
- a CDS encoding response regulator transcription factor, producing MMKPRLTFFDEPLLYTEGLSKLLSQSKIFNTIDICNSYEPLFEQLKEDPPEILVLSSNMLMLTDIFRLVEDITAKNKGIKIIVIGSSYDMIDIRKLFNKGIKSYLDKNSRYDEFLKSINALLLNEIYICDNAKERMINFISSEEGKPNPHIKEPLTRREMEILKLICDGFSSKDISEKLFISINTVETHRKRILLKLNAKNSVGIVKYALENHIID
- a CDS encoding CsgG/HfaB family protein gives rise to the protein MRTYTYTRIFFCTFLLCLMQACSSMLGLPSDPERSTMGELTPSTAELKSLPLPNEKIVIGVYKFRDQTGQYKPSENGNNWSTAVPQGTTTILIKALEDSRWFIPIERENIANLLNERQIIRSTRQEYMKDADKTSQSLPPLLYAGILLEGGVISYDSNVMTGGLGARYFGIGASTQYRQDRITIYLRAVSTLNGEILKTVYISKTILSTSVNGSFFRYIDTERLLEAEVGLTQNEPVQLAVTEAIEKAVRSLIIEGIRDKIWGKSSENLTGYQALISDYNKEQEDNVGRTVGNKFPENYRQKISFFANIEAQKIKDDYVNPKMNAGGKLGIKYFINPNFNIEASGSYFTLENKNIIKRNYIVPELNLEFLLFPKYRFSPYVYGGMGAMFSKYKPQYKGQVGGGLEYMIGNNTAIRASSQYDIGFRDNWEGLVNGKRKDQALRFAIGINFYLGNK
- a CDS encoding carboxypeptidase-like regulatory domain-containing protein — translated: MKTLIKILSIFILTFCLFSCDEELVEQAQTGILKGKVVKRGTNVPISNVKIFTAPTTQTVFSATDGTFEIAAMPIGNYSVKAELSGYITNFQGVNMQNENQVVTVVFEMDDDESLNSPPSAPQLLSPVDNAVNQPLNVELTWTATDPDTADVLKYSLTIKNNLDTQVIQVNDLTAKHYSLSNLKFGVSYFWQVSVSDGIHPPVLSLISKFTTNTVPANRYHYVQKQNGNFVIMSSDAQGNSFQFTNASYNSWRPRKNNNAGLIAFLRTEGGSTHIYTANPDGSNPFKVTTVPAAGFNNYEMDFAWSTNGQEILYSNFNKLYRINKDGSGLTLVYTTPDGSMISECDWSYDGSRIALKTNDYSGYTTKIYIIDMTGSILKTILSGSPGASGGLNFSVDGQMLVFTRDVSGYQDGSGNYRQLDSHIFIYNITNDTVYDISTESEKPLGTNDLDPRFSPNNAQVIFMNTSNDNISQKNVMVIDLNSTMTDLSRASLFSNGEMPDYE
- a CDS encoding curli production assembly/transport protein CsgE, encoding MKLLYSLSLCTLFIFLSSMVDGQEDKKVNARIESSILENQIKLKAVITNNTPVYKELNYLLISIKKGSAGNLSNNRQSGKFSINPNEVKILSEINVNLEQKDALKAFLYVRDEETQKLIAKDSLELNSDLFKKKTAKVEEDAVFELKGLTIDETKTKVGKDFYDLFYLQYSQLSDKSSGAITVSELPLRGTSGQISIQIDDKVIYSFMTNPNEDYLKEQLAASLKYIKEFNIKKNLIKNEFIY